The DNA region CTTCAATGCGACTGAGAGCTAGGTTAAACATGCCATACCCTCCAAGGGTTACTACGATGCCAAGGTAACACAACCAGCCCAACGCTTCCCAAGAGAGATTGAGTGGCACACCCCATGATTCCCACAGCGCCAAAGGGAAGAAAAAAAGTGTTCCCACAAAGGCTTGAATTGCGGTTAAGAAGAGGGCAGAGAAGCGTTGGCTAAGGTAACGTACTGAGATGGCGTACCATGTTCCACAGATCATCGCACAAAATTCTAAGAAGTTTCCTAAAAGCGGATTGGTCGCGTGTTCACTGCTTTGGGCTCCAAGGCTCAGCCAAACAGCTCCTGCAACGGCTAAAGCAGAGCCTATCACCACACGTTTACTGAGGTACTCTTTGAGCACAAAACTTGCTGCAATCGCTGTCATCAGAGGCATCATCGAGGTGATCATACCTGCTTGCGAAGCGGTAGTGAGTTGTAACGCTTTGGCTTCAAAAATGAAGTAAAGGCAGGGTTCAAAAAAGGTCAGAAGTAAAATGTACTTGATATCTTTTTTCGTAAATTCAAACGTAGAAAACTGTTTGATAAAGTAGACGAAGCAGAGACTCGCAATGGACATACGACCAAACATCGCACTCATGGGTCCCAAAACACCAAGAACGGCTTTGAGGGCGATAAAAGAGCTTGCCCATGTCAGC from Sulfurospirillum diekertiae includes:
- a CDS encoding DMT family transporter — protein: MKQERIDLIGIVFLLIAMLTWASSFIALKAVLGVLGPMSAMFGRMSIASLCFVYFIKQFSTFEFTKKDIKYILLLTFFEPCLYFIFEAKALQLTTASQAGMITSMMPLMTAIAASFVLKEYLSKRVVIGSALAVAGAVWLSLGAQSSEHATNPLLGNFLEFCAMICGTWYAISVRYLSQRFSALFLTAIQAFVGTLFFFPLALWESWGVPLNLSWEALGWLCYLGIVVTLGGYGMFNLALSRIEASRASVFVNLIPVFTVLLAYFFLGEVLSQTEMMASFVIFGGIIISQLPRFRAKEKLN